The proteins below are encoded in one region of Effusibacillus dendaii:
- a CDS encoding MFS transporter — translation MILIWCNTSSLRIWSIGLFEPITAYLADTRGMNKIYIISLLTFMLGSMLYALSWNIESLIVFRIMQAVGGGMIMPLALSIIEKTFDKKKLSLAMGLMGIPLLIAPAMGPTMGGYLVEHLSWRWIFWINLPIGCLAAYFSYTLIREFETVKKRLDVWGFILSAIGFAALLLAISNGATEGWTSASIVFLFILSGFSLLSFFNCRNP, via the coding sequence GTGATATTGATTTGGTGCAATACGTCATCACTGCGTATATGGTCCATTGGACTCTTCGAGCCAATTACTGCGTATTTGGCCGATACACGGGGAATGAATAAGATTTATATCATAAGTCTTTTGACTTTTATGCTAGGTTCCATGTTATACGCACTGTCCTGGAATATCGAATCGTTGATTGTTTTTCGCATTATGCAAGCGGTTGGCGGAGGCATGATTATGCCGTTGGCATTGTCTATTATCGAGAAAACATTTGATAAAAAGAAACTCTCGCTAGCGATGGGATTGATGGGGATCCCTTTATTGATTGCCCCTGCCATGGGCCCTACCATGGGTGGTTATCTGGTGGAACACCTCAGTTGGAGGTGGATTTTTTGGATCAATCTTCCAATCGGTTGCCTGGCTGCCTATTTTTCGTACACGTTAATCAGAGAGTTTGAAACTGTCAAAAAGAGATTGGATGTATGGGGATTTATTTTGTCAGCCATCGGATTTGCCGCATTATTGTTGGCGATTAGCAATGGAGCAACTGAAGGATGGACATCCGCGAGCATCGTTTTTCTGTTTATTTTGTCCGGTTTCAGCTTACTTTCTTTCTTCAATTGTCGGAATCCGTAA
- a CDS encoding spore coat protein CotJB, which translates to MHQMDERYYQLLQELQAIDFVLVELNLYLDTHPEDVNAIQQYNQCVQERWKIAQEFEACYGPLQHFGHSYSSAPWQWDNTPWPWQV; encoded by the coding sequence ATGCATCAAATGGATGAACGATATTACCAACTGTTGCAGGAGTTGCAGGCAATCGACTTCGTGCTGGTGGAGCTGAATCTATATCTGGACACTCACCCGGAAGATGTGAATGCCATCCAGCAATACAATCAGTGCGTGCAGGAACGATGGAAAATTGCGCAAGAGTTTGAGGCATGCTATGGACCTCTGCAGCATTTCGGACACAGCTACTCCAGTGCGCCATGGCAATGGGACAATACACCCTGGCCTTGGCAAGTCTAA
- a CDS encoding spore coat associated protein CotJA: MNPHYRFWHPYVSPFDPCRPQTVKHYSVPPNLFIGYQPPNLPQFSPMDALKHGTLWPILYSPYERREF; encoded by the coding sequence GTGAATCCTCATTACCGTTTTTGGCATCCGTATGTCAGTCCGTTTGATCCGTGTCGGCCGCAAACTGTCAAACATTATTCGGTGCCGCCGAATCTTTTTATCGGCTATCAACCGCCAAACCTGCCGCAGTTTTCCCCGATGGATGCATTGAAACACGGAACGTTGTGGCCTATTTTGTACAGTCCGTATGAAAGGCGGGAGTTTTGA
- a CDS encoding DUF502 domain-containing protein: MKRLVTYFVNGIVTVAPIGLVAYIVIQLFQFIDNLLGQYLKTRMTEYIPGIGLVISVVLVTLIGWSATRYVSKSLLYWLERIVDRIPIIKSLYSIIKARCVLFCPQGSAVTAKMRKQQFDIFGIH, encoded by the coding sequence GTGAAACGCTTGGTCACATATTTTGTCAACGGTATTGTGACAGTCGCACCGATCGGACTGGTCGCTTATATTGTAATCCAATTGTTTCAATTTATTGACAATTTGTTGGGACAATATTTGAAAACAAGGATGACAGAGTATATTCCGGGTATCGGTTTGGTTATCAGTGTCGTGCTGGTCACTTTGATAGGATGGTCGGCGACCCGATATGTTTCCAAGTCGTTGCTGTACTGGCTGGAGCGGATCGTGGATCGAATTCCGATCATCAAAAGTCTCTACTCTATTATTAAAGCGCGATGCGTTTTATTCTGTCCGCAGGGGTCAGCAGTCACAGCCAAAATGAGGAAGCAGCAGTTTGACATATTTGGCATACATTGA
- a CDS encoding cell division protein FtsA, translated as MAGTDLIFALDIGTRSVVGLVGKYEEDGLQIIATEQSEHANRAMLDGQIHDVVQVASVISKVKNALEAKVGPLHKVAVAAAGRALKTIRTKIERDTNNQRLTKDDVLAMELSAVQQAERELQATTPDASRYHCVGYTVMHYRLDDSPIGSLVDQLGLQASVEIIATFLPRVVIDSLQFALERAGLEMAALTLEPIAAINALIPPSMRKLNLALVDIGAGTSDIAITSEGTVTAYGMVPFAGDEITEALSHKFLLDFPVAESLKRELLTSDTVTFSDVLGVITEKPSRDVIASILPEVTDLAQRIANEIRNLNGQSPQAVMLVGGGSQTPLLPERLADILGLPKERVAIRGADAIGKLITKHEILAGPDAVTPVGIALAAIHAPISSVSIRVNGQAIRLFEFRQVTVGDALLSADIDIRKLHGRPGMALTVNIHGMVKVLKGSIGTPATLLLNQQPARLDDIIQHGDEIEILEGTPGIDAQATIADILTECEPYSLIVNGQERLIHPIVRMNGEVVSADTPLVDRAEITIHVPEALLDVLPILGYRPELFQSATLSAVVNGETRTVRQDAATLLVNGTPAPIHKTVKPGDRIEVRTAERKRATLRDILHEEEYERQSIQVIVNGNRVQLFAPKPVYELNGKSVDLDTVLPEFATINLVTEEWTPVFSHIFQYVHVDRERPANAVNLRMELNGERAEFTTRLKDGDEILIEWVLKDQNLS; from the coding sequence ATGGCAGGCACAGACCTGATTTTCGCGCTGGACATCGGAACCCGATCTGTGGTGGGACTTGTGGGCAAATACGAAGAAGACGGTTTGCAAATCATCGCTACCGAACAGAGTGAGCATGCCAACCGTGCGATGCTTGACGGACAAATCCATGACGTGGTGCAGGTCGCGTCTGTCATTTCAAAGGTCAAGAACGCATTGGAAGCAAAGGTCGGTCCCCTGCACAAAGTAGCGGTGGCAGCCGCCGGGCGCGCCTTGAAAACCATCCGCACCAAAATCGAACGGGACACAAACAACCAGCGGTTGACAAAAGACGATGTGCTGGCGATGGAACTGTCAGCCGTCCAACAGGCAGAACGGGAATTGCAAGCTACAACACCGGACGCTTCCCGTTACCATTGTGTCGGCTATACGGTCATGCATTACCGGTTGGACGACTCGCCGATCGGCTCACTGGTAGATCAGTTGGGTCTGCAAGCCAGTGTGGAAATTATCGCTACCTTCCTGCCGCGGGTGGTTATCGACTCGCTGCAGTTTGCGCTGGAACGGGCAGGACTTGAAATGGCCGCCCTTACGCTAGAACCGATCGCTGCCATCAACGCCTTAATTCCTCCCTCCATGCGAAAATTAAATTTGGCGCTCGTCGATATCGGTGCCGGAACGTCCGATATTGCCATTACATCCGAAGGCACGGTTACTGCATATGGAATGGTGCCATTTGCCGGCGATGAAATCACGGAAGCGCTGTCCCATAAATTTCTGTTGGATTTCCCGGTGGCGGAATCTCTCAAACGGGAGCTGCTTACAAGCGACACCGTTACGTTTAGCGATGTGCTGGGTGTCATAACCGAAAAGCCGTCACGCGATGTAATTGCCTCCATTTTGCCGGAAGTCACCGATTTGGCGCAGCGAATCGCCAATGAAATCCGCAACTTGAACGGCCAGTCACCACAGGCAGTCATGCTGGTAGGAGGCGGTTCCCAGACGCCGCTCTTGCCGGAGCGGCTTGCTGACATTCTCGGGCTGCCAAAAGAACGGGTGGCCATCCGTGGAGCGGACGCGATCGGCAAACTGATCACCAAACATGAAATATTGGCCGGACCGGATGCCGTTACACCGGTTGGCATTGCGCTGGCTGCCATCCATGCGCCGATTTCATCCGTTTCCATCCGGGTCAATGGACAAGCTATCCGGTTATTTGAGTTTCGTCAGGTAACAGTCGGCGATGCGCTGCTGTCAGCTGATATCGATATCCGCAAACTGCACGGCCGTCCCGGGATGGCGCTGACTGTAAACATTCATGGAATGGTGAAAGTGCTGAAAGGGTCGATCGGTACCCCCGCCACCCTGCTCTTGAACCAACAACCCGCCCGGCTCGACGATATTATTCAACATGGGGACGAAATCGAAATTCTGGAAGGTACGCCCGGCATTGATGCACAGGCGACAATCGCCGATATATTGACTGAATGTGAACCATATTCCCTTATCGTAAATGGGCAGGAGCGGTTGATTCATCCGATTGTCCGCATGAATGGAGAGGTAGTGTCTGCCGATACACCGCTTGTGGATCGTGCCGAAATCACCATCCATGTACCGGAAGCCCTGCTTGACGTGCTGCCGATTCTCGGATATCGGCCAGAATTATTTCAGTCTGCCACCCTGTCGGCTGTTGTCAACGGCGAAACTAGAACCGTGCGGCAGGATGCGGCAACACTCCTGGTAAACGGCACTCCGGCTCCGATCCATAAAACGGTCAAACCCGGCGACCGAATCGAAGTGCGGACAGCAGAACGCAAACGGGCCACATTGCGGGACATTCTGCACGAAGAGGAATACGAGCGGCAAAGCATACAGGTGATTGTAAACGGAAACCGAGTCCAATTGTTTGCCCCCAAACCCGTTTATGAACTAAACGGAAAATCGGTTGATCTCGACACCGTTTTACCTGAGTTTGCAACGATCAACCTGGTTACGGAGGAATGGACTCCCGTCTTCTCGCACATTTTCCAGTATGTCCATGTCGACCGGGAACGTCCTGCGAACGCGGTAAATTTGCGTATGGAACTCAACGGCGAGAGGGCGGAATTCACCACCCGCCTGAAAGACGGCGACGAAATCCTGATTGAATGGGTGTTGAAAGACCAAAACCTTTCTTAA
- a CDS encoding manganese catalase family protein, whose amino-acid sequence MWIYEKKLQYPVRVCKCDPMMAKLLIEQYGGADGELAAALRYLNQRYTIPDKVIALLTDIGTEELAHLEMIATMVYKLMKDATPDQIKAVGLAPHFADHDKALFYHNAAGVPWTATYIQAKGDPIADLYEDIAAEEKARATYQWLIDMTDDVDLQDGLKFLREREVIHSQRFREAVEMLKEEQDRKKYF is encoded by the coding sequence ATGTGGATTTATGAGAAAAAACTTCAATATCCAGTCCGCGTCTGCAAATGCGACCCGATGATGGCCAAATTATTGATCGAACAATACGGCGGTGCAGACGGAGAATTGGCAGCCGCCCTCCGCTACCTGAACCAGCGGTATACGATTCCCGATAAGGTGATCGCTCTATTGACTGATATTGGCACTGAGGAACTCGCGCACCTCGAGATGATTGCCACTATGGTCTATAAACTGATGAAAGACGCGACACCCGATCAAATAAAAGCGGTCGGGCTAGCTCCTCATTTTGCCGACCACGATAAAGCGCTATTTTATCATAATGCCGCAGGCGTCCCTTGGACTGCCACTTATATTCAGGCAAAAGGCGATCCGATTGCCGATTTGTACGAAGATATTGCAGCAGAAGAAAAAGCGCGGGCCACTTATCAATGGCTGATCGATATGACAGATGACGTGGATCTGCAGGACGGCTTGAAATTCCTGCGTGAGCGGGAAGTCATCCACTCGCAGCGATTCCGGGAAGCGGTTGAAATGCTGAAAGAAGAACAAGACAGAAAAAAATACTTTTAA
- a CDS encoding Fur family transcriptional regulator gives MMRTCFEETIAELRSNGVRLTPQRQLILRYLKETHHHPTAEQVHQEVSKALGGISLATVYNTLHTLTKLGVIRELAYGDGSSRYDGNDTEHAHLVCESCGAVMDVEAPHLEDILPATANEKSFSVHSYRLEFYGRCKECETSEKTASN, from the coding sequence ATGATGCGAACGTGTTTTGAAGAGACAATTGCGGAACTTCGTTCGAACGGTGTTCGCTTAACGCCTCAACGTCAACTGATTCTTCGTTACCTAAAAGAAACTCATCATCACCCGACGGCTGAACAGGTTCATCAGGAAGTGTCGAAAGCTTTGGGCGGTATTTCTCTGGCAACCGTCTACAATACGCTGCATACGTTGACAAAATTGGGCGTGATTCGCGAACTGGCATACGGTGACGGCTCTAGCCGTTATGACGGAAACGATACTGAACATGCGCATTTGGTCTGTGAAAGCTGTGGCGCCGTCATGGATGTAGAAGCCCCGCACTTGGAAGACATTTTACCGGCTACGGCTAACGAAAAGAGTTTTTCCGTACACTCATACCGTCTTGAGTTTTATGGGCGATGCAAAGAGTGTGAAACGAGCGAGAAAACGGCCAGCAATTAA
- the ilvA gene encoding threonine ammonia-lyase: protein MLQLDDFQAARQKLSDIIHLTPLEHSHTYSKMTHNDIYLKMENLQRTGAFKIRGATNKILSLTEEERKRGVIAASAGNHAQGVAYAASRLGIPCTIVMPEGAPLTKVEATSSYGAKIVLHGANYDASYQYALQLQQANGMTFVHAFDDEAVIAGQGTISLEILEQLPDADIIVTPIGGGGLAAGVALAAKLVKPNIQVIGVEAEGAANMLTSLKSGRVETLDHVETIADGIQVKRPGDLPFELVRKYVDQVVTVGDEQIMKAMLLLMERSKLIVEGAGAVGLAAMLDSKIHCIGKKIVVLLSGGNVDVNLLSKIIERGLVEAGRYLRLVTIVPDRPGILLTMAKIFAEEKSNVISIHHHRHGERIVLGQAEVEINLETRDRSHIERILRRLSEEGFIYTVH from the coding sequence ATGTTGCAATTGGATGACTTTCAAGCCGCTCGCCAAAAACTTTCCGATATCATACATCTTACACCGCTCGAACACTCACACACCTACAGTAAGATGACCCATAACGACATCTATTTAAAAATGGAGAACCTGCAGCGCACAGGCGCATTCAAAATCCGTGGCGCCACCAATAAAATTCTGTCATTGACAGAAGAGGAACGAAAACGGGGCGTGATTGCCGCGTCTGCCGGCAACCATGCGCAAGGTGTCGCTTATGCGGCGAGCCGTCTCGGCATCCCCTGTACCATTGTGATGCCAGAAGGAGCTCCCCTGACTAAAGTAGAGGCTACGTCCAGTTACGGAGCGAAAATTGTGCTGCATGGCGCCAATTACGATGCGTCCTACCAGTATGCTTTGCAACTGCAGCAGGCAAACGGCATGACATTCGTACATGCGTTTGACGACGAGGCAGTGATCGCCGGGCAGGGAACGATTTCTTTGGAAATTTTGGAACAGCTGCCGGATGCGGATATCATCGTCACACCAATCGGCGGCGGCGGCTTGGCAGCCGGAGTGGCGCTGGCCGCAAAACTGGTCAAGCCGAACATTCAAGTCATCGGCGTCGAGGCGGAAGGAGCCGCCAATATGCTAACATCCCTCAAATCCGGACGCGTCGAAACACTGGATCATGTGGAAACAATTGCGGACGGAATCCAGGTGAAACGACCTGGTGATTTGCCATTCGAATTGGTTCGGAAATACGTTGATCAAGTGGTTACTGTGGGTGACGAACAAATCATGAAAGCGATGCTTTTGTTGATGGAACGAAGCAAACTGATCGTGGAGGGGGCCGGGGCGGTCGGGTTAGCCGCCATGCTCGACTCAAAGATCCACTGCATCGGCAAAAAAATCGTCGTGCTGCTGTCCGGCGGCAATGTTGACGTCAATCTTCTCTCGAAAATTATCGAACGCGGTTTGGTAGAAGCAGGACGTTATCTGCGGCTCGTAACAATTGTTCCGGATCGCCCGGGTATTCTTTTGACAATGGCAAAAATATTTGCGGAAGAAAAATCGAATGTGATCTCCATTCATCATCACCGCCACGGTGAGCGAATCGTCCTGGGCCAGGCGGAAGTGGAAATCAATTTGGAAACAAGGGATCGCAGCCACATCGAACGAATTCTTAGAAGACTGAGTGAAGAAGGCTTTATTTACACGGTGCACTAA
- a CDS encoding lytic transglycosylase domain-containing protein, which translates to MDPKILGAYMQLNAWQSMSVSDNATTSGDSGLFHDYLNLLLSQQIGDQNSPSPSASYQQTSIGKPKPIRYVKPSELNLTFSKPFPAVSPTSSPMPHDMDQLIQKAAAKYDVDANLIRAVIRQESNFRTDATSPVGAMGLMQLMPSTAKELGVSNAYDPAQNIDAGTRYLKGLLNRYNGDVQLALAAYNAGPGNVDRYNGIPPFSETRNYVAAILNHYNNMG; encoded by the coding sequence ATGGACCCAAAAATCCTTGGCGCATACATGCAATTGAACGCTTGGCAGTCGATGTCTGTTTCGGATAACGCCACAACCAGCGGGGATTCCGGGCTGTTCCATGATTATTTAAACCTTCTGCTAAGTCAACAGATCGGCGATCAAAATTCTCCATCGCCCTCTGCATCCTACCAGCAAACGTCGATTGGCAAACCAAAACCCATTCGTTATGTAAAGCCGTCTGAGTTGAACCTGACGTTTTCAAAACCTTTTCCGGCAGTGTCTCCTACATCTTCACCCATGCCGCACGATATGGATCAGTTGATTCAAAAAGCGGCCGCCAAATATGATGTAGACGCCAATTTAATCCGCGCGGTCATTCGGCAAGAATCCAATTTTCGAACGGATGCCACGTCTCCGGTTGGAGCAATGGGACTTATGCAATTGATGCCCTCCACCGCGAAAGAACTGGGTGTCAGCAATGCCTACGACCCTGCTCAAAATATCGATGCTGGCACCCGCTATTTAAAAGGATTGCTGAATCGGTATAACGGCGATGTTCAACTCGCTTTGGCCGCCTATAATGCCGGCCCTGGCAATGTAGACCGGTACAACGGGATTCCACCCTTTTCTGAAACGCGCAATTATGTGGCTGCGATCCTGAATCATTACAACAATATGGGTTAA
- a CDS encoding LexA family protein, which yields MVLTERRKQFLHKLIDLYKNTNLPVHYETLAQALGVSKWTAYDMLKELEKLGYLTRDYTVTRGEAGRSQIVFLPTVKAGDLFEQKRFEVINPEEWYDSKNQLLHFLNSLKDYSLSDAIQKVLEEIPKVKLRIAFCAYIIGLLLVYLRKLGGRTETLIKSVVQNAPTNEMRMTVFVGTVVGTVIQTMNHEIGVEVSDLVGRYLKSILDLSENERTMLSDLLNEALA from the coding sequence TTGGTTTTGACTGAACGCCGAAAACAATTTCTTCATAAGTTGATCGACTTGTATAAAAACACAAATTTGCCAGTTCACTATGAAACATTGGCTCAAGCTCTTGGTGTAAGTAAGTGGACGGCGTACGACATGTTAAAAGAACTTGAAAAACTTGGCTATCTGACCCGAGACTATACCGTAACCCGAGGCGAAGCAGGACGTTCTCAAATCGTTTTTTTGCCAACTGTTAAAGCTGGGGACTTATTCGAACAAAAACGGTTTGAAGTAATAAATCCGGAAGAATGGTATGATTCCAAAAATCAGTTACTGCATTTTTTAAACAGTCTAAAAGATTACAGCTTGAGCGATGCCATACAAAAGGTGTTGGAGGAGATTCCGAAAGTAAAGCTTCGGATTGCCTTTTGCGCTTACATTATTGGTCTTCTTCTTGTTTATCTTCGCAAGTTGGGAGGAAGGACTGAAACTTTAATAAAAAGTGTTGTTCAAAACGCACCAACAAACGAAATGAGGATGACCGTGTTTGTGGGGACAGTTGTTGGAACCGTAATTCAAACAATGAATCACGAAATTGGGGTTGAGGTCTCTGATTTGGTTGGAAGGTACTTGAAGTCGATCCTGGACCTTTCTGAAAATGAAAGGACAATGCTTTCCGATTTGCTAAATGAAGCGTTAGCCTGA
- a CDS encoding pyruvate oxidase, translated as MFRKKAGEVLIDLLIEWGVDHIYGMPGDSINSIIEPLRKVQDKIKFIQVRHEEAGALAAASYAKLTGKIGVCMAIAGPGAIHLLNGLYDAKLDRVPVLAITGQVESDLLGTDFFQEVNLERMFDDVAVYNQRIMSAEQLPAVVNQAIRTAYTKEGVSVLTIPDDIPRFEVESEARGTSSFFVRSEIFAREFDLEKARQLLERAEKPVILAGKGAKGARESLLSFADQIGAPIVITLPGKGVIPDEHPFCLGGLGLIGTKPAYEAMREADTLVMVGTSYPFTGFLPNSAKTIQIDTDPSQIGKRYPVDVGLAGDADKTLKWLTTHVTRHHDRSFLERCQQHMKQWWARMERQAENSSTPIKPQRVIQALQQVAHEDAVLSVDVGNVTVWMARHFRMTEQQFIISSWLATLGCGLPGAIAGKIAYPDKQVFAVCGDGGFGMTMNDFVTAVKYDLPIVVVVLNNHKIAMIKFEQEVMGNVEFGTNLVNPNFAQYAEACGGIGYRVEQPGDLLPAFQQAVSQTKPCIIDVLVDANEAPMPAKITFGQAAGYAKHMVKELFAERRIDLPI; from the coding sequence ATGTTTCGCAAGAAGGCGGGGGAAGTGCTGATTGACTTGTTGATCGAATGGGGCGTTGACCATATTTATGGAATGCCCGGCGATTCGATCAACTCGATTATTGAGCCGTTACGAAAGGTACAGGACAAAATCAAATTTATTCAAGTCAGGCATGAGGAAGCCGGGGCTTTGGCGGCAGCGTCGTACGCGAAACTCACTGGGAAAATCGGGGTATGCATGGCAATCGCGGGGCCCGGTGCAATTCACCTGCTGAATGGGCTTTATGACGCGAAACTGGACCGGGTTCCTGTTTTGGCGATTACTGGACAGGTCGAATCGGATTTGCTTGGAACCGATTTTTTTCAGGAAGTGAACTTGGAGCGGATGTTTGATGATGTTGCTGTTTACAATCAACGCATCATGTCCGCCGAACAGTTACCTGCTGTTGTGAATCAGGCGATTCGTACGGCTTACACAAAAGAAGGCGTATCCGTATTAACGATTCCAGACGATATTCCCAGGTTTGAAGTCGAATCGGAAGCGCGCGGCACAAGCTCCTTTTTTGTCAGGTCGGAAATCTTTGCTCGTGAGTTTGATCTGGAGAAAGCCAGACAATTGTTGGAGCGGGCCGAGAAGCCGGTTATTCTTGCCGGGAAGGGAGCCAAGGGGGCGAGGGAATCCTTGCTGTCTTTTGCCGATCAAATAGGAGCTCCGATTGTGATTACATTGCCGGGAAAAGGAGTGATCCCGGATGAGCATCCGTTTTGTTTGGGAGGACTGGGGCTGATAGGAACCAAACCTGCGTATGAGGCGATGAGAGAAGCAGATACGCTGGTGATGGTGGGTACTTCCTATCCCTTCACAGGCTTTCTGCCGAACTCCGCGAAAACCATTCAAATCGATACGGACCCCTCACAGATTGGAAAACGGTATCCGGTGGATGTCGGTCTTGCAGGAGATGCGGATAAAACTCTTAAATGGCTGACAACGCACGTAACCAGGCATCATGACCGTTCATTTTTGGAGCGCTGTCAACAGCACATGAAGCAATGGTGGGCCAGAATGGAACGACAAGCAGAGAATTCGTCGACTCCCATCAAACCGCAACGGGTGATACAAGCGTTACAGCAGGTTGCACATGAGGATGCCGTCCTGTCTGTGGATGTCGGGAATGTAACCGTTTGGATGGCGCGTCATTTTCGGATGACGGAGCAACAATTTATTATTTCCAGTTGGTTAGCGACGCTTGGGTGTGGACTGCCTGGTGCGATTGCCGGTAAAATCGCCTATCCGGACAAGCAGGTGTTTGCCGTCTGCGGAGATGGCGGGTTTGGGATGACCATGAATGATTTTGTGACAGCCGTAAAATATGATCTTCCGATTGTGGTCGTGGTCCTTAACAATCATAAGATTGCGATGATCAAATTTGAACAGGAAGTAATGGGAAACGTGGAGTTTGGCACGAATCTGGTAAACCCGAACTTTGCCCAATATGCGGAAGCTTGCGGAGGAATCGGTTATCGGGTGGAACAGCCTGGCGATCTCCTGCCGGCGTTCCAGCAAGCGGTTTCACAAACGAAACCTTGTATTATCGATGTGCTGGTGGATGCAAATGAAGCGCCTATGCCGGCAAAAATCACTTTCGGTCAGGCTGCCGGATATGCCAAACATATGGTCAAAGAACTGTTTGCAGAAAGGAGAATCGATTTGCCGATATAA